The nucleotide window gactTTGAAAATTAACCACCAGCTTGCAACAAGAAAGGAGCTTCTATTCAGGAGGAAAAGTTGAATCTCAGAAAGAAGAGTGAGTTTTGCGGCATTTTAACTCGTTCTATTTCCATACCCCTCCCCAGATCCATGGTGGGATTGAAAACTAGAAGCCTCACAGAGAATCACAACTCCCTGGAGCAGAAACCCACGTGCTGAAACCTCCGTGGTTCCCACTGCCAAGGCAGGGAACCCTGAGCTGTAACTGATGAATTGCTGGAAACCCAGTGTGGACAAGTCTGATAAACAAAACTCCAGAAGGACTTAGTAATCAGAGGCCCCCACATTTTGTGACACTTACCTCTCAGTTCTCACAGtgaatttttgagaaaaaaaaccctcatttccagtagaggaagggaaaaggaTCATTTTGAAATACCCCAGAACATTCTGCTCTTCCTGACAATGCCTGCCCTTAGGGGAAACTATGCCACCAAAGGCTGACCTGCtggggttttatcagagcctaactaACCTGAAGAAGGGAAACATCCAATTGCAGCCCTCTCCGACCATTCTGCATCTCCTAAGTGGGGGGAGGCAATTGAGAAGCACAGGTGAAGTCCGGTCGAGGGCACAGGCTCGCCCGCAATCTGAGACCTAACACAGGACTGcagaattcttcttttttttttttgaagcagagtctcactctgtcaccctggctagagtgctgtggcatcagcctagctcacagcaacctccaactcctgggctcaagcaatcctcctgcctcagcctcccaagtagctggggttacaggcatgcgccaccatgcctggctaattttttctatatatttttagttgtccagctaatttctttttaatttttagtagagtcagggtctcgctcttgctcaggctggtctcgaactcctgagctcaaacgatccacccgcctctgcctcccagagtgctagggttacaggtgtgagccaccgcaccctgcctgGACTGCAgaactctttccctccctccacgTCTCATCGCCACGTCATTAAAGGGCCATTTACCAcagttccttttacccagtacatcATGTCCCCCTtgtaacaaaaaattacaaggcacacTAACGGCAAaaaacagtttgaagagacagacaAACATAAGGACCAGAGTCTGATATGGCAAAAATGTCGGAATTATCAGaccagggatttttaaaaactgtgatttACATGCCAAAGGCTTTCATGGAAAAGGCAGACAACAGGCAAAAACAGACAGATAAAGTAAGCAGAGGAATGGAAAGtctaagaaaaagtgaaaaagaaatgtgaGAGATCGAGAATGCTGTGACAGAAATGGAGATTCCTGTGACAGGCTCATTAGTAGACTGGACGTGGCTGAGGAAAGACCCTCTGAGCTGGAGGATATAATAATATCCACAACTGAGAAGCAAACAGAAAAGACTGGGGgagaaacagaacagaatatccaagaactgtgggacaactacaaaagCTGTACTGTGCATGGGAAGGGAAATtacaaggagaaagagaacaaggaacagaagaaatatttgaagcaataatgacCAAGAACTTCCCCAAATTAACGTCGGACACAAAACCACAGATTTAGAAAGGTCAGAGAACAAGCCAGataaatgccaaaagaaaaagcaagaaaagaaaaaaacagcaaaaactaTACCTGAGCATATCATATTGAAACTTAATAAactcaaagataaagaaaaattattgaatgaagccagaggaaaaaaaactacCTTACTATAGaaaagcaaagataagaattGCATCTCACTTCTAATAAACCGTGTAAACAAGAGagagttaaatgaaatatttagtgttgaaagacaaaaaccaccAATCTAGAATTCTGCACCCTAAAGACTtgcccttcaaaaatgaaggagagtgtacatttttctttttaaaaaaatatttttttagagacaggatcttgctctgttgcccaggcctgtGGAATCATAGcgcacttcaacctcaaactcctgggctcaagagatcctcccacctctgcctcccaaaatgctgggattcaggcatgagccaccgtgcccagcctcaagAGTGGACATTTCATTGACCTGCTTTCATTTGTATATGTGAGCAGTACTTTTTCTGATATGCTATACAAATAGTTCAAGGTTAGTTAGCAGTATAGCTATAAATAGTAATGCTGCCAGTCTCCTTCGTATGAAAGGCATTTATAAAACATGCTTAAATGTATTAGGTAAGTAGCAGGTCTTTATCTACAAATACGTGatatttaggttttttattttatgaaactaggatttgaaaagattatatatttGAGGAATAGTATAATATGATGGTTAAAAGCATAGGATTTGGAGCTGCTAGCCTGGGACTGGAATTCCAGCTTCAGCAGtgtgctattaatataaattctctgcacttcaatttgttttctttgaatgAATGGCTGTAATTTCTACTTCCCATGGCTGTTATGCGATTGCATATaaaaagtgctaaataaatggtgGCTAATTCCTCTTGACCTAGAGATGGCTTAAAAAAAAGTGGCTGTTATGACTAGCCTTTGttttttatgcaaaaaaaaaaaggaaaagagaaatactttttgaaacaaaaattgaaGATATTTGTTTCCAGTAATCTGTGTTGCAAGAAATGTTAACAGAAATTCTTCAGAGAGAACAAAAATAGTATAAGTCAGAACTCAGatttacataaagaaaagagCAACAGAGACAataagtgaaggaaaaataaaaacttttatctttcttattcttaattgatctaacagataagagtttgttcaaaataataattgtagCAATGTATTCAATTGTGTAtgctatgtgtgtatgtgtatgtatatatgtattaatatatgctgacatatgcttatatataagtaaaatgaaagaTTGCAATGATACAAAGGACAAAAGGGAAAAAGTAGGAATATGAATTTTGCTATTATAAGACATTTGCACTACCCTTGAATCAGCGCAGTGTTATTTGAAAGCAGGAATGTATAACATATGGTAAACTCTAGGGTGaccatgaaaaatgtttttaaaaagtataactgATAATGCTAAgacaggagagaaaatggaatcatacaaaaaagtctaattaaaaccacaaatggcaaaaaaaaagtGGGAGACAAAAATAGGAACGAAGATCAAAGGCAACAAATACAAAACAGTAATAAATATGGTCCCTCATAATCCAGTTATGTTAATAATCACTTTGAAAGTTAATGGTCTAAATGTACCAATTAAAAGAGACTTTCACAGTGGATCAACAAATAAGACCTACCTTGATGTTGTCTACTGGAAACCCACTTCAAATATAGGGacacatatagattaaaaataaatggatggagaaaatataccatgctaacactaatcaaaagaaagcaggagtagctatattaactTCAGACAGAGCAGAATTCAAAGCAGGAAAAGTCATCAGGGGTAAACAGGGGCATTACAGAACGATAAATGGGCCAATTCTCCTAACAATCCTTAACTTGTGTAGTCTAACAACAGAGCATTAAAATATGCGAAGCAAAAACTGGTAGAACTTCAAGGAGAAATACATGAATATGCTGTtacagttggagacttcaaccTCCTTCTTCAGAAGTGGACAGATCCGGCAGACAGAAAAGCAGTAAGAACATAGCTGCACTCAACACCACCACCAATCAACTGGATATAGTGGATATTTATAGACTCCTTCATTCAAtaatggtaaaatacacattcttctgaaGCCCACATGGAACGTTCACCAAGACAGACCACTTCTGGGCCATAAAAgccaccttaacatgtaaaggaatagaaatcatacaatatctGTCCTCAGACCACAGTAGATAGTTGGAAAATCCgaaaatacttggagattaaacaatACACTTCAAAATAGCACATGGGATGGTCACAGGTATGAAGGGTTGGAATGGGCCTGGCCAGGAGACCGAAAGTCGGGGCAGGTGGTGGGCTCTAGCCTCTCCACTTTCAGTGCTTTTGGGCTGCTGGCAGGCTCCAGTCCAGCAGTGCTCATAGAGCCCTAGCCTGGTGCATGATTCTCTTTTCTGCCCTCCTGGAAACCTTGCAGCCGACCTGTGATTCACAGTGTACCTTGCTTTGCTCTCATGGTTAGAAGTTCAAGCCTGGAACAATGGTATGCATTCCTTGCGTCACCATTCCAGTTCTGCTCTGGATCTACAAAACATTCCTGGAGCCATACCTGTACTCTCTGATTTCCCCTTTTGTTAGTGGTATATGTCCTAGGGAAGCTATAGAAGAATCCAGTGAAATAaaggcaggccaggtgtggtggctcatgcctgcgatcctagcactttgggaggctaaggcaggaggatca belongs to Eulemur rufifrons isolate Redbay chromosome 23, OSU_ERuf_1, whole genome shotgun sequence and includes:
- the LOC138402124 gene encoding UPF0729 protein C18orf32 homolog, with protein sequence MVCIPCVTIPVLLWIYKTFLEPYLYSLISPFVSGICPREAIEESSEIKAGKVDCKDTDINGLPTKGPTEISDKKKN